One stretch of Vulpes lagopus strain Blue_001 chromosome X, ASM1834538v1, whole genome shotgun sequence DNA includes these proteins:
- the VSIG1 gene encoding V-set and immunoglobulin domain-containing protein 1 isoform X1, which yields MTSQKKRKDMEPACTWSLLSEQKAASNSQSPSSWKEFTDYQEIFRKHLKEKYLNIGVHKCYHHGKHIESRLLVVKEHGISEKTPCGIPQQDNFIDMEHVFDPDEEGSSSSQTVVLQGCAGIGKTAVVHKFMYDWAAGMVTPGRFDYLIYVNCREINGIANLSAADLITNTFQDIDGPILDVIPMYPEKLLFILDGFPELQCPVDNQEEDLSANPQEKKPVETLLCSFVRKKLFPESSLLITARPTTMKKLHSLLKQHIQAEIVWFTDAEKRAYFLSQFSGATVAMKVFYELQQNESLDIMSSLPIISWMICRVLQSQGDGDRTLMRSLQTVTDVYLFYFSKCLKTLTGISVWKGQSCLWGLCSLAADGLQNQQVLFEVSDLRRHGIGIYDMNCTFLNHFLKKVKGSASVYTFLHFSFQEFLTAVFYVLKNDSNWMFFGQVGKTWQEIFQQYGKGFSSLTIQFLFGLLHKGKGKAVETIFGRKISPGLREELLKWTEKEIKDKSSRLQIEPMDLFHCLYEIQEEEYTKGIIDDLQSIILLQPTYTKMDILAMSFCVKSSHSHLSVSLKCQHLLGFEEEERASAFIPPASALNQSSQLCNLPASRLQLLCQALCNPYCKIKDLKLIFCHLTASCGKDLSLVFETNQYLTDLEFVKNTLEDSGMKLLCEGLRKPNCVLQTLRLYRCLLSPASCGALAAVLSTSQWLTDLEFSETKLDTLALKLLCEGLKDPNCKLQKLKLCASFLPESSEVVCKYLASVLICNRNLTELDLSENPLGDTGVKYLCEGLRHSNCKLEKLDLSTCCLTDASCMELSSFLQVSQTLKELFVFANTLGDTGVQHLCEGLQYTKGILENLVLSECSLSAACCESLSKVLSSSRSLTRLLLINNKIEDLGLKLLCEGLKQPDCPLKDLALWTCHLTGECCQDLCNALYTNQYLRDLDLSDNALGDEGMQVLCEGLKHPSCKLQTLWLAECHLTDACCGALASVLSRNENLTLLDLSGNDLKDFGVQMLCDALLQPICKLQTFYKSVNQTSMDCVDSVFYHPFQCQEVTSHNWQRYTRSCASKLVRPYQRVKNRTTLRPL from the exons ATGACcagtcaaaagaaaagaaaagatatggaaCCTGCCTGTACTTGGAGTTTATTGTCTGAACAGAAAG CTGCTTCAAATTCTCAGTCTCCATCTTCATGGAAAGAATTCACAG ATTACcaggaaatatttagaaaacatctaaaagaaaaatacctaaaCATAGGAGTCCATAAATGTTATCACCATGGCAAACATATAGAGTCACGACTGCTTGTTGTAAAAGAACATGGTATATCAGAAAAGACACCGTGTGGGATTCCTCAACAAGATAATTTTATTGATATGGAACACGTATTTGATCCTGATGAAGAGGGCTCCAGTTCATCCCAAACTGTGGTGCTTCAGGGATGTGCGGGGATTGGAAAAACAGCTGTAGTGCACAAGTTCATGTATGACTGGGCAGCAGGAATGGTTACTCCAGGCAGGTTTGACTATCTCATCTATGTAAACTGCAGAGAAATAAACGGTATTGCTAACCTTAGTGCCGCTGACCTGATCACTAACACTTTCCAAGATATAGATGGACCAATCCTGGACGTTATTCCTATGTATCCAGAGAAGCTTCTGTTCATTCTTGATGGATTTCCTGAGCTTCAGTGCCCTGTAGATAACCAGGAAGAGGATCTTAGTGCTAATCCCCAGGAGAAGAAGCCAGTAGAGACCCTCTTATGTAGTTTTGTGAGGAAAAAACTGTTCCCTGAATCTTCCCTGCTGATAACTGCCCGGCCTACAACCATGAAGAAGCTCCACTCTCTGTTAAAACAACATATCCAGGCAGAGATTGTATGGTTTACAGATGCTGAAAAGAGAGCAtatttcttgagtcagttttCAGGTGCTACTGTAGCAATGAAGGTCTTTTATGAGCTGCAACAAAATGAAAGCCTTGACATTATGTCGTCTCTTCCCATCATCTCCTGGATGATCTGCAGGGTCCTGCAGTCACAGGGAGATGGCGACAGGACTCTTATGAGGTCACTTCAGACCGTGACTGATGTGTATCTGTTTTACTTCTCCAAGTGCCTTAAAACCCTTACAGGCATCTCGGTGTGGAAGGGACAGAGTTGCCTGTGGGGCCTTTGCTCTTTGGCTGCAGATGGACTGCAGAACCAGCAGGTCCTATTTGAAGTCAGTGACCTCAGGAGACATGGGATAGGAATATATGATATGAATTGCACTTTTCTAAAtcactttttgaaaaaagttaaaggaaGTGCCAGTGTCTACACTTTCCTTCACTTCAGTTTCCAAGAGTTCTTGACTGCTGTGTTCTATGTCCTGAAGAATGATAGCAACTGGATGTTTTTTGGTCAAGTGGGAAAAACATGGCAAGAAATATTCCAACAATATGGAAAAGGGTTTTCATCACTAACGATACAGTTCTTATTTGGCCTCTTAcataaaggaaagggaaaggctGTGGAAactatttttggaagaaaaatctCTCCAGGACTTCGAGAAGAGTTATTGAAGTGgactgagaaagaaataaaggataaaTCTTCTAGGTTACAGATTGAGCCAATGGACTTGTTTCATTGTTTGTATGAGATTCAGGAAGAGGAATATACAAAAGGGATAATTGATGATTTACAGTCAATTATATTGCTTCAACCTACCTATACAAAAATGGACATTCTGGCTATGTCATTCTGTGTAAAAAGCAGTCACAGTCACCTGTCAGTGTCCCTAAAATGTCAGCACCTACTTGGATTTGAGGAGGAAGAGCGAGCCTCTGCATTCATACCACCAGCTTCGGCACTTAATCA gTCCTCACAGCTGTGCAATCTGCCAGCATCTCGGCTACAATTGCTCTGCCAAGCACTGTGTAATCCATACTGTAAAATCAAAGACCTGAA ACTGATTTTCTGCCACCTCACAGCTTCTTGTGGTAAGGACCTCTCTTTAGTATTTGAAACTAACCAGTATTTGACAGATTTGGAGTTTGTAAAAAATACCCTGGAAGATTCAGGAATGAAGCTTCTGTGTGAAGGATTAAGAAAGCCAAACTGTGTCTTACAGACATTGAG ATTGTACCGAtgccttctctctcctgcttcttgTGGGGCACTGGCAGCTGTTCTTAGCACCAGCCAGTGGCTCACTGATCTGGAATTCAGTGAAACAAAATTGGACACTTTGGCTTTGAAATTGCTTTGTGAAGGCTTAAAAGACCCGAATTGCAAATTACAGAAGCTCAA gtTGTGTGCTAGCTTTCTCCCTGAAAGCTCAGAGGTTGTTTGCAAGTACCTTGCCTCTGTTCTCATTTGCAATCGAAACCTCACTGAACTGGACCTGAGTGAAAATCCCCTGGGAGACACAGGGGTGAAGTATCTTTGTGAGGGTCTCAGACATTCCAACTGTAAATTGGAGAAACTAGA CTTGAGCACATGTTGCCTAACGGATGCTAGCTGTATGGAGCTTTCTTCCTTCTTGCAAGTGAGTCAGACGTTAAAAGAGCTGTTTGTGTTTGCCAATACCCTAGGGGACACAGGAGTACAGCATCTTTGTGAAGGTCTGCAGTATACGAAGGGTATTCTCGAGAATCTCGT GCTTTCTGAATGTTCCCTTTCTGCAGCTTGTTGTGAGTCCCTTTCCAAAGTCCTGAGCTCCAGCCGGAGCCTGACAAGGCTGCTTCTGATTAATAACAAAATTGAAGATTTGGGACTGAAATTGCTGTGTGAAGGATTAAAACAGCCTGACTGTCCTTTAAAGGATCTGGC ACTATGGACCTGCCACCTGACTGGAGAGTGCTGTCAGGATTTGTGCAATGCACTCTACACCAATCAGTACCTAAGAGACCTTGACCTCAGTGATAATGCTTTAGGGGACGAGGGTATGCAGGTGCTGTGTGAAGGGCTGAAACACCCCTCCTGCAAACTGCAGACTTTGTG GTTAGCAGAATGTCATCTCACAGATGCGTGCTGTGGAGCCCTTGCCTCTGTCCTCAGCAGAAACGAGAACCTAACATTGCTAGACCTAAGCGGAAATGACCTCAAGGATTTTGGAGTGCAAATGCTCTGTGATGCACTGCTTCAGCCAATATGTAAACTACAGACATTCTA
- the VSIG1 gene encoding V-set and immunoglobulin domain-containing protein 1 isoform X10 has product MTSQKKRKDMEPACTWSLLSEQKAASNSQSPSSWKEFTDIDGPILDVIPMYPEKLLFILDGFPELQCPVDNQEEDLSANPQEKKPVETLLCSFVRKKLFPESSLLITARPTTMKKLHSLLKQHIQAEIVWFTDAEKRAYFLSQFSGATVAMKVFYELQQNESLDIMSSLPIISWMICRVLQSQGDGDRTLMRSLQTVTDVYLFYFSKCLKTLTGISVWKGQSCLWGLCSLAADGLQNQQVLFEVSDLRRHGIGIYDMNCTFLNHFLKKVKGSASVYTFLHFSFQEFLTAVFYVLKNDSNWMFFGQVGKTWQEIFQQYGKGFSSLTIQFLFGLLHKGKGKAVETIFGRKISPGLREELLKWTEKEIKDKSSRLQIEPMDLFHCLYEIQEEEYTKGIIDDLQSIILLQPTYTKMDILAMSFCVKSSHSHLSVSLKCQHLLGFEEEERASAFIPPASALNQSSQLCNLPASRLQLLCQALCNPYCKIKDLKLIFCHLTASCGKDLSLVFETNQYLTDLEFVKNTLEDSGMKLLCEGLRKPNCVLQTLRLYRCLLSPASCGALAAVLSTSQWLTDLEFSETKLDTLALKLLCEGLKDPNCKLQKLKLCASFLPESSEVVCKYLASVLICNRNLTELDLSENPLGDTGVKYLCEGLRHSNCKLEKLDLSTCCLTDASCMELSSFLQVSQTLKELFVFANTLGDTGVQHLCEGLQYTKGILENLVLSECSLSAACCESLSKVLSSSRSLTRLLLINNKIEDLGLKLLCEGLKQPDCPLKDLALWTCHLTGECCQDLCNALYTNQYLRDLDLSDNALGDEGMQVLCEGLKHPSCKLQTLWLAECHLTDACCGALASVLSRNENLTLLDLSGNDLKDFGVQMLCDALLQPICKLQTFYKSVNQTSMDCVDSVFYHPFQCQEVTSHNWQRYTRSCASKLVRPYQRVKNRTTLRPL; this is encoded by the exons ATGACcagtcaaaagaaaagaaaagatatggaaCCTGCCTGTACTTGGAGTTTATTGTCTGAACAGAAAG CTGCTTCAAATTCTCAGTCTCCATCTTCATGGAAAGAATTCACAG ATATAGATGGACCAATCCTGGACGTTATTCCTATGTATCCAGAGAAGCTTCTGTTCATTCTTGATGGATTTCCTGAGCTTCAGTGCCCTGTAGATAACCAGGAAGAGGATCTTAGTGCTAATCCCCAGGAGAAGAAGCCAGTAGAGACCCTCTTATGTAGTTTTGTGAGGAAAAAACTGTTCCCTGAATCTTCCCTGCTGATAACTGCCCGGCCTACAACCATGAAGAAGCTCCACTCTCTGTTAAAACAACATATCCAGGCAGAGATTGTATGGTTTACAGATGCTGAAAAGAGAGCAtatttcttgagtcagttttCAGGTGCTACTGTAGCAATGAAGGTCTTTTATGAGCTGCAACAAAATGAAAGCCTTGACATTATGTCGTCTCTTCCCATCATCTCCTGGATGATCTGCAGGGTCCTGCAGTCACAGGGAGATGGCGACAGGACTCTTATGAGGTCACTTCAGACCGTGACTGATGTGTATCTGTTTTACTTCTCCAAGTGCCTTAAAACCCTTACAGGCATCTCGGTGTGGAAGGGACAGAGTTGCCTGTGGGGCCTTTGCTCTTTGGCTGCAGATGGACTGCAGAACCAGCAGGTCCTATTTGAAGTCAGTGACCTCAGGAGACATGGGATAGGAATATATGATATGAATTGCACTTTTCTAAAtcactttttgaaaaaagttaaaggaaGTGCCAGTGTCTACACTTTCCTTCACTTCAGTTTCCAAGAGTTCTTGACTGCTGTGTTCTATGTCCTGAAGAATGATAGCAACTGGATGTTTTTTGGTCAAGTGGGAAAAACATGGCAAGAAATATTCCAACAATATGGAAAAGGGTTTTCATCACTAACGATACAGTTCTTATTTGGCCTCTTAcataaaggaaagggaaaggctGTGGAAactatttttggaagaaaaatctCTCCAGGACTTCGAGAAGAGTTATTGAAGTGgactgagaaagaaataaaggataaaTCTTCTAGGTTACAGATTGAGCCAATGGACTTGTTTCATTGTTTGTATGAGATTCAGGAAGAGGAATATACAAAAGGGATAATTGATGATTTACAGTCAATTATATTGCTTCAACCTACCTATACAAAAATGGACATTCTGGCTATGTCATTCTGTGTAAAAAGCAGTCACAGTCACCTGTCAGTGTCCCTAAAATGTCAGCACCTACTTGGATTTGAGGAGGAAGAGCGAGCCTCTGCATTCATACCACCAGCTTCGGCACTTAATCA gTCCTCACAGCTGTGCAATCTGCCAGCATCTCGGCTACAATTGCTCTGCCAAGCACTGTGTAATCCATACTGTAAAATCAAAGACCTGAA ACTGATTTTCTGCCACCTCACAGCTTCTTGTGGTAAGGACCTCTCTTTAGTATTTGAAACTAACCAGTATTTGACAGATTTGGAGTTTGTAAAAAATACCCTGGAAGATTCAGGAATGAAGCTTCTGTGTGAAGGATTAAGAAAGCCAAACTGTGTCTTACAGACATTGAG ATTGTACCGAtgccttctctctcctgcttcttgTGGGGCACTGGCAGCTGTTCTTAGCACCAGCCAGTGGCTCACTGATCTGGAATTCAGTGAAACAAAATTGGACACTTTGGCTTTGAAATTGCTTTGTGAAGGCTTAAAAGACCCGAATTGCAAATTACAGAAGCTCAA gtTGTGTGCTAGCTTTCTCCCTGAAAGCTCAGAGGTTGTTTGCAAGTACCTTGCCTCTGTTCTCATTTGCAATCGAAACCTCACTGAACTGGACCTGAGTGAAAATCCCCTGGGAGACACAGGGGTGAAGTATCTTTGTGAGGGTCTCAGACATTCCAACTGTAAATTGGAGAAACTAGA CTTGAGCACATGTTGCCTAACGGATGCTAGCTGTATGGAGCTTTCTTCCTTCTTGCAAGTGAGTCAGACGTTAAAAGAGCTGTTTGTGTTTGCCAATACCCTAGGGGACACAGGAGTACAGCATCTTTGTGAAGGTCTGCAGTATACGAAGGGTATTCTCGAGAATCTCGT GCTTTCTGAATGTTCCCTTTCTGCAGCTTGTTGTGAGTCCCTTTCCAAAGTCCTGAGCTCCAGCCGGAGCCTGACAAGGCTGCTTCTGATTAATAACAAAATTGAAGATTTGGGACTGAAATTGCTGTGTGAAGGATTAAAACAGCCTGACTGTCCTTTAAAGGATCTGGC ACTATGGACCTGCCACCTGACTGGAGAGTGCTGTCAGGATTTGTGCAATGCACTCTACACCAATCAGTACCTAAGAGACCTTGACCTCAGTGATAATGCTTTAGGGGACGAGGGTATGCAGGTGCTGTGTGAAGGGCTGAAACACCCCTCCTGCAAACTGCAGACTTTGTG GTTAGCAGAATGTCATCTCACAGATGCGTGCTGTGGAGCCCTTGCCTCTGTCCTCAGCAGAAACGAGAACCTAACATTGCTAGACCTAAGCGGAAATGACCTCAAGGATTTTGGAGTGCAAATGCTCTGTGATGCACTGCTTCAGCCAATATGTAAACTACAGACATTCTA
- the VSIG1 gene encoding V-set and immunoglobulin domain-containing protein 1 isoform X3, whose amino-acid sequence MTSQKKRKDMEPACTWSLLSEQKAASNSQSPSSWKEFTDYQEIFRKHLKEKYLNIGVHKCYHHGKHIESRLLVVKEHGISEKTPCGIPQQDNFIDMEHVFDPDEEGSSSSQTVVLQGCAGIGKTAVVHKFMYDWAAGMVTPGRFDYLIYVNCREINGIANLSAADLITNTFQDIDGPILDVIPMYPEKLLFILDGFPELQCPVDNQEEDLSANPQEKKPVETLLCSFVRKKLFPESSLLITARPTTMKKLHSLLKQHIQAEIVWFTDAEKRAYFLSQFSGATVAMKVFYELQQNESLDIMSSLPIISWMICRVLQSQGDGDRTLMRSLQTVTDVYLFYFSKCLKTLTGISVWKGQSCLWGLCSLAADGLQNQQVLFEVSDLRRHGIGIYDMNCTFLNHFLKKVKGSASVYTFLHFSFQEFLTAVFYVLKNDSNWMFFGQVGKTWQEIFQQYGKGFSSLTIQFLFGLLHKGKGKAVETIFGRKISPGLREELLKWTEKEIKDKSSRLQIEPMDLFHCLYEIQEEEYTKGIIDDLQSIILLQPTYTKMDILAMSFCVKSSHSHLSVSLKCQHLLGFEEEERASAFIPPASALNQSSQLCNLPASRLQLLCQALCNPYCKIKDLKLIFCHLTASCGKDLSLVFETNQYLTDLEFVKNTLEDSGMKLLCEGLRKPNCVLQTLRLYRCLLSPASCGALAAVLSTSQWLTDLEFSETKLDTLALKLLCEGLKDPNCKLQKLKLCASFLPESSEVVCKYLASVLICNRNLTELDLSENPLGDTGVKYLCEGLRHSNCKLEKLDLSTCCLTDASCMELSSFLQVSQTLKELFVFANTLGDTGVQHLCEGLQYTKGILENLVLSECSLSAACCESLSKVLSSSRSLTRLLLINNKIEDLGLKLLCEGLKQPDCPLKDLALWTCHLTGECCQDLCNALYTNQYLRDLDLSDNALGDEGMQVLCEGLKHPSCKLQTLWLAECHLTDACCGALASVLSRNENLTLLDLSGNDLKDFGVQMLCDALLQPICKLQTFYKSVNQTSMDCVDSVFYHPFQCQEVTSHNWQRSS is encoded by the exons ATGACcagtcaaaagaaaagaaaagatatggaaCCTGCCTGTACTTGGAGTTTATTGTCTGAACAGAAAG CTGCTTCAAATTCTCAGTCTCCATCTTCATGGAAAGAATTCACAG ATTACcaggaaatatttagaaaacatctaaaagaaaaatacctaaaCATAGGAGTCCATAAATGTTATCACCATGGCAAACATATAGAGTCACGACTGCTTGTTGTAAAAGAACATGGTATATCAGAAAAGACACCGTGTGGGATTCCTCAACAAGATAATTTTATTGATATGGAACACGTATTTGATCCTGATGAAGAGGGCTCCAGTTCATCCCAAACTGTGGTGCTTCAGGGATGTGCGGGGATTGGAAAAACAGCTGTAGTGCACAAGTTCATGTATGACTGGGCAGCAGGAATGGTTACTCCAGGCAGGTTTGACTATCTCATCTATGTAAACTGCAGAGAAATAAACGGTATTGCTAACCTTAGTGCCGCTGACCTGATCACTAACACTTTCCAAGATATAGATGGACCAATCCTGGACGTTATTCCTATGTATCCAGAGAAGCTTCTGTTCATTCTTGATGGATTTCCTGAGCTTCAGTGCCCTGTAGATAACCAGGAAGAGGATCTTAGTGCTAATCCCCAGGAGAAGAAGCCAGTAGAGACCCTCTTATGTAGTTTTGTGAGGAAAAAACTGTTCCCTGAATCTTCCCTGCTGATAACTGCCCGGCCTACAACCATGAAGAAGCTCCACTCTCTGTTAAAACAACATATCCAGGCAGAGATTGTATGGTTTACAGATGCTGAAAAGAGAGCAtatttcttgagtcagttttCAGGTGCTACTGTAGCAATGAAGGTCTTTTATGAGCTGCAACAAAATGAAAGCCTTGACATTATGTCGTCTCTTCCCATCATCTCCTGGATGATCTGCAGGGTCCTGCAGTCACAGGGAGATGGCGACAGGACTCTTATGAGGTCACTTCAGACCGTGACTGATGTGTATCTGTTTTACTTCTCCAAGTGCCTTAAAACCCTTACAGGCATCTCGGTGTGGAAGGGACAGAGTTGCCTGTGGGGCCTTTGCTCTTTGGCTGCAGATGGACTGCAGAACCAGCAGGTCCTATTTGAAGTCAGTGACCTCAGGAGACATGGGATAGGAATATATGATATGAATTGCACTTTTCTAAAtcactttttgaaaaaagttaaaggaaGTGCCAGTGTCTACACTTTCCTTCACTTCAGTTTCCAAGAGTTCTTGACTGCTGTGTTCTATGTCCTGAAGAATGATAGCAACTGGATGTTTTTTGGTCAAGTGGGAAAAACATGGCAAGAAATATTCCAACAATATGGAAAAGGGTTTTCATCACTAACGATACAGTTCTTATTTGGCCTCTTAcataaaggaaagggaaaggctGTGGAAactatttttggaagaaaaatctCTCCAGGACTTCGAGAAGAGTTATTGAAGTGgactgagaaagaaataaaggataaaTCTTCTAGGTTACAGATTGAGCCAATGGACTTGTTTCATTGTTTGTATGAGATTCAGGAAGAGGAATATACAAAAGGGATAATTGATGATTTACAGTCAATTATATTGCTTCAACCTACCTATACAAAAATGGACATTCTGGCTATGTCATTCTGTGTAAAAAGCAGTCACAGTCACCTGTCAGTGTCCCTAAAATGTCAGCACCTACTTGGATTTGAGGAGGAAGAGCGAGCCTCTGCATTCATACCACCAGCTTCGGCACTTAATCA gTCCTCACAGCTGTGCAATCTGCCAGCATCTCGGCTACAATTGCTCTGCCAAGCACTGTGTAATCCATACTGTAAAATCAAAGACCTGAA ACTGATTTTCTGCCACCTCACAGCTTCTTGTGGTAAGGACCTCTCTTTAGTATTTGAAACTAACCAGTATTTGACAGATTTGGAGTTTGTAAAAAATACCCTGGAAGATTCAGGAATGAAGCTTCTGTGTGAAGGATTAAGAAAGCCAAACTGTGTCTTACAGACATTGAG ATTGTACCGAtgccttctctctcctgcttcttgTGGGGCACTGGCAGCTGTTCTTAGCACCAGCCAGTGGCTCACTGATCTGGAATTCAGTGAAACAAAATTGGACACTTTGGCTTTGAAATTGCTTTGTGAAGGCTTAAAAGACCCGAATTGCAAATTACAGAAGCTCAA gtTGTGTGCTAGCTTTCTCCCTGAAAGCTCAGAGGTTGTTTGCAAGTACCTTGCCTCTGTTCTCATTTGCAATCGAAACCTCACTGAACTGGACCTGAGTGAAAATCCCCTGGGAGACACAGGGGTGAAGTATCTTTGTGAGGGTCTCAGACATTCCAACTGTAAATTGGAGAAACTAGA CTTGAGCACATGTTGCCTAACGGATGCTAGCTGTATGGAGCTTTCTTCCTTCTTGCAAGTGAGTCAGACGTTAAAAGAGCTGTTTGTGTTTGCCAATACCCTAGGGGACACAGGAGTACAGCATCTTTGTGAAGGTCTGCAGTATACGAAGGGTATTCTCGAGAATCTCGT GCTTTCTGAATGTTCCCTTTCTGCAGCTTGTTGTGAGTCCCTTTCCAAAGTCCTGAGCTCCAGCCGGAGCCTGACAAGGCTGCTTCTGATTAATAACAAAATTGAAGATTTGGGACTGAAATTGCTGTGTGAAGGATTAAAACAGCCTGACTGTCCTTTAAAGGATCTGGC ACTATGGACCTGCCACCTGACTGGAGAGTGCTGTCAGGATTTGTGCAATGCACTCTACACCAATCAGTACCTAAGAGACCTTGACCTCAGTGATAATGCTTTAGGGGACGAGGGTATGCAGGTGCTGTGTGAAGGGCTGAAACACCCCTCCTGCAAACTGCAGACTTTGTG GTTAGCAGAATGTCATCTCACAGATGCGTGCTGTGGAGCCCTTGCCTCTGTCCTCAGCAGAAACGAGAACCTAACATTGCTAGACCTAAGCGGAAATGACCTCAAGGATTTTGGAGTGCAAATGCTCTGTGATGCACTGCTTCAGCCAATATGTAAACTACAGACATTCTA